The DNA window TGAAAAATAGACACGTTCCAAGAGTAAGAACAGCTCTGATACCTTCTGTCTCCTTCCTAAGAGCAGACGAACAAACCAAAGCTTGAGACGAATACCAGCCTTGTGATCAACACACCTCCAAAAACACATCCATATATGTCAGTTTAAACAAGAAGAATCAATTCTTGAAGCAgctgatatatgtatatatatatatatatatatatatatatatatatgtgtgtgtatatttgttataaatgttatatttttagacTTCATCTAGGCCTGTCGAGAGATTTGATTGTTAAGTATCCAGTGACTGTCAAAGCGAGAGATTGATTAGCAAGCCTTGTCATCTTCAGACGTCTGAATGCATATGATTATGCAATGTGTTCGAGGATGAttcataatcaataaataacacaaaagtaACACTCAGAAGCGACAGTGAGGGTTTTTTCATCCTTCTCGAAAGTAGTTTCACTGAAAAGCGTGATCATGCAACGTTTGCACTAATCAAAGGACAAAAACTAATAGAAAGATTCATAATAAGTTTCAAgcacaaaacaatgtttttaggAATGACTGGCACAAATACAGAGAAACTCTGGAGACAAAAGCACAGTGATGACTCTACCAGGAAAccaaagagaaacacaaaacaagagaaGCAGACGGAAAGAAAAGGTGGAGCGTCTTAATGGGCTCGAGTGTAATTACCTACAGACAGTGACTGCGTTTAACCGCCTCCTGAGGAAAGTGAGGCTGGAGCGAGAACGATGTGCAACGCAATGAGAGGATATTACATAATCCCACAGGCGCATCTACACCGTAATCTATTCCCCCTCCTAGACAGCGCAGGCGGTGATGTATTTGAGCAGAACGGATGCGCGGTATTGAGATGTGTGAGATTGTGCGTTCTGTCAACCAACTATTGATTGACTGCAGCAATAGAGCGCCAAGCGTTCGGAGAAGAAAGATTGCACTGCGGGTGACGCCAATGAACCAACGTGGCGCTTTCTGAACGAGCCATGACAAATCATCGTAGTTTCTTTTGACAGTGTTAGTAAGGCAGCCGTGATGAATTAGCCGCTAACACGCTGGTTTATGAGTTTTACAGAGTGACTTTTCTCATGTGACACGATGGAAATTGTGAGCGGCTGTGTTTGGGTTCGCTATAATAGAGAAACTATTCGGTATTAATACGCACATGCCTTGACGCCTCTGAAGAATATGTTGCTCTTCGGAACAGCTGCCTAAAGGTGTTCGGATTCCTAGCCGTAGCACGCGAGTTATATTTGTGCTGTGTGTCTGTATTCAGGAGCACCAGTGATGATCGACGGGGTACGCTTATACGCTTAATCGCCATAAATACTCGATAATCTCGCCAACATAGACGAATGATATGCGCCGGAGAAAGTGCAGTGTTATCTATCTCTACTGTTCCAGGGACGgtcgttttgtttttgaccGGAGCGACGAAGAGGTCAGGTTTCCGCCCCGGGCTGGACGCTCTGCACTTTGGAGAGCGTGACGGGAACCTTGGCCTCTCCCGGGGTGGGAGCGCGGGTGACGGGCTGAACGGAGGCCTGGATCTCGGCCAGGCGCTCTTTGAAGCGCTGCTGGAGGCGGAGCTCTTCCTTGGAGCTGCCCTGAGAGCAGGCGGCCAGCAGCAGCCCCACCGCCATGCCGCTGCCGCCCACGCAGAACAGCACGGCTCCGGCCAGCTTGCAGGCGTCCAGGGCCCGTTGAAGCGCATCACGCGCGGCCGTCCACGAACAGCAGCTCGTCTTCTCCGAACGCTTCGAGGCGAGGCGGCGTGGCGTAGCCCACCAGCAGCACAGACAACCCCGCCACCAGGATCAGAGCGCCTAGCGCGAGACAGACCTGTGGAGACACAGAGGTCAACCTCAATCTGACATAATGACATCGTGATCGCAGCTGATTGGTTCTTTGTGCATCAGCAGCTGCTCGGTGTTCAGACACATGACTAGTTATAGCTGTAGCACACCGGTCTCAAACTGGTTCCCGGAGGGCCACAGCTCCGCAGAGCGTTTACTACATTTCACTTTGTAATATCTCCATTTTACTCCATGGCTGCTTAATGCAAACTGCCTGAAAATAACGTTTTGCCCACCAAGGCGTTCCTTGGGCGTTCCTATAAAAGATGTCACGTGAAAACTATCAATAGACTTTCTGAATCGACTCTGTGTTTGACTATTATTACATCTATTTCACATCGTCTGTGATCGAGTATGCAAACACAGTGAGAGCATCCCCACCGGAAAGTGTCCTACTTGACGCGCCTCCTTACCAGGTGCTGACAGGTAAGTGTAGTTCATCTCAAAGCCTATTATCACTAGAAAGGTCTAAGCAGGTGTGGTTTGGAGCTGGCTGGAGAAAACCTCTGCAGAATTAATTTGAGACCACTGGTGTAGCAGCTTCCTCCACCTCCCCAGCTCCGCTCTATAGATCTGCCACAGGGTGACTCAAGCCTGCCGTGTATGGAGGTTATTCACGTATggtttgtgcagcagcagtttTTCTTGCATGCTCACAGCAGCATATATTGGCATTAGCAAATCACAGACCAAACACCAAACACAGGATTTGTCTCTCTATAGTGGATTTCAATGGTAGCCAGTGATTCAAAGGGCTCCAGGGACACCTGCATGATTTCTTCAGAGGGTACGCacttgaataatgaataatttagcCTTTTCAGATCATCTAGACCATGAAGCAAAACTTGGGTATAATGCATTTGACTACAGTTACTAATATAGATAAAATTACAATACCTAAACTACAAATGAAGTACATATGAAGTAAGAATCATTATTGCACATCAGTTTCCCCTTAAAAGTCACAGAGATTGTGAGCTAAAACGAAGACGAGTCCCGTAACATTTAGATGCAATGAAAGGTTGCCTAACATATTTCAAAAGACAAGAAAAGTtcaacaagtgtgtgtgtgtgagtgtgtatccCAGTAACACTAGGCTTTTAGTAAAAAGGAAAGAGGATCAGAAGGAGATCCTCCTCTGGATTAAGCCTCTTGAATtgtattcttcttcttctgaggtAAATTCAAGGCTTATTCCTCACAGTTcttattcttcttttta is part of the Puntigrus tetrazona isolate hp1 chromosome 16, ASM1883169v1, whole genome shotgun sequence genome and encodes:
- the LOC122360222 gene encoding LOW QUALITY PROTEIN: neurensin-1-like (The sequence of the model RefSeq protein was modified relative to this genomic sequence to represent the inferred CDS: deleted 1 base in 1 codon), whose protein sequence is MASCSEICGSDYAEQSHGALSSGYQGYGVRSYLHQFYEECTASIWERDEDFQTQRSPSRWSSVLWKVCLALGALILVAGLSVLLVGYATPPRLEAFGEDELLFVDGRADALQRALDACKLAGAVLFCVGGSGMAVGLLLAACSQGSSKEELRLQQRFKERLAEIQASVQPVTRAPTPGEAKVPVTLSKVQSVQPGAET